A stretch of the Fusarium musae strain F31 chromosome 2, whole genome shotgun sequence genome encodes the following:
- a CDS encoding hypothetical protein (EggNog:ENOG41): MIKSLALFALITAASARKCTNITVPVLLTSQNAVFTIEAPLTGIDVTSLAVNLARQGAPSYPEQVQKGFKTVSGVYELAATYCEPDAGPGKELQIMTHGIGFDRSYWDFPFNNYNYSYVARAVDEHGYSTLTWDRLGVGASSKGDPLNEIQVYLEIAALKALTTKAREGFLGVGCKYSKVVHLGHSFGSVITYALANESPELTDAIVLTGFSQATAYLGLFAVGSNFVPITATPLADKYPAGYVGVSSTVGIQINFFAEGDFDPKMLEVAYEKGQPVSPGELLTLGAPAGKNNTYTGPVQIVTGSRDVPFCGDNCYSTISVNEKLPSLLDISRQFFTQASRFNTTVVPGAGHGLNFGYSHTVTYDSILEFLSELA, encoded by the exons ATGATCAAGTCTCTGGCCCTCTTCGCCCTCATCACCGCCGCCTCAGCGCGAAAGTGCACAAACATCACAGTCCCAGTGTTACTTACATCCCAAAATGCAGTTTTTACTATTGAGGCGCCGTTGACAGGCATTGATGTTACAAGCCTAGCCGTCAATCTTGCCCGTCAGGGTGCACCTTCATACCCTGAGCAGGTGCAAAAGGGT TTTAAAACCGTCTCGGGTGTTTATGAACTCGCCGCCACATACTGCGAACCCGATGCCGGCCCTGGAAAGGAACTTCAAATTATGACGCACGGCATTGGCTTTGACAGAAGCTACTGGGATTTTCCTTTCAACAATTACAACTACAGCTATGTTGCGCGAGCGGTAGATGAGCACGGCTACTCGACTCTTACCTGGGACCGTCTTGGAGTCGGTGCTTCTTCCAAGGGCGATCCATTGAACGAGATCCAAGTCTACCTCGAGATTGCAGCGCTCAAGGCCCTCACTACCAAAGCCCGCGAGGGATTCCTTGGGGTAGGATGCAAGTACTCCAAGGTTGTTCACCTGGGACACTCGTTTGGCTCCGTCATTACATATGCGCTTGCGAATGAGAGTCCGGAACTCACTGATGCCATTGTCTTGACTGGCTTTTCGCAGGCGACTGCTTATCTGGGGCTATTCGCGGTTGGAAGCAACTTTGTTCCTATTACCGCTACACCTCTGGCCGATAAGTATCCTGCTGGGTACGTCGGTGTGTCGTCTACAGTTGGCATACAGATCAACTTCTTTGCAGAGGGCGACTTTGATCCCAAAATGCTGGAGGTGGCGTATGAGAAGGGCCAGCCTGTTTCGCCTGGTGAACTTCTTACATTGGGAGCACCAGCTGGGAAGAATAACACATACACTGGTCCTGTCCAGATCGTGACTGGCT CACGCGATGTTCCTTTCTGCGGTGATAACTGCTACTCTACTATCAGCGTAAACGAGAAGTTGCCATCATTACTCGACATATCGAGACAGTTCTTTACACAAGCTTCCCGCTTCAACACAACTGTTGTGCCAGGTGCAGGTCACGGATTGAACTTTGGATACTCGCACACAGTCACTTACGATTCTATTCTCGAGTTTCTCTCAGAACTGGCTTGA
- a CDS encoding hypothetical protein (EggNog:ENOG41), whose translation MSSRGVPEVLFKKVDEYVDSLAPQIQPRITSELETFQQKTIDSLEDKVVDAFRSLFNKDKDSSSRSPFDLKDDAPDAYGGQSLPFADELAKLTRSFTKITDEAGDDLRDIFDITEGRGGGQDTRSRGGETARGGGGAKGFLSAAFDAVQDHLENNNGRGGGQGFELDGLLGVISNTVKDAARNPEEKARMISPEIKEQVGAKLREQHAPIAEQFTRIALDHIKRWLRGNTSTKDLGDGVKGEIEDQVKDLVKGLGGLFGNKKSNEGSARGFGDGDRDGERADGESGGFSKVISDKLSTGIARVHREVRLEFRKILGGIEKQLFELLPDQFQRPLEKILGGNPFDTQLDRDAGPGQADRGFGDDIKAKLVNKIRGLVRKVQETLRESILGVVNGGHRKFERQSWVFVQNMVEMKVQKYLPKVKISVPDDIGNEGVSVGAPAQANLGGSNATVPASQGGQGGYERPSEQHGGGYQQPYNPPSQFGDNHQPSQDYRPQQSHDYRPPQGQDYRPSQGQDYRPQGHDEYRPQGQQGDYRPQHQSQQDYRPQQHDNYRPQDEYRPQQQQSHQEYRPDQYPPPPQHHSSHSGGYQQNEGYQNQGYQQDQGYQQNQGYGQGQGYGSNPRY comes from the coding sequence ATGTCCTCCCGCGGCGTCCCAGAAGTCCTCTTCAAAAAAGTAGACGAATACGTCGACTCCCTCGCTCCCCAGATCCAACCCCGCATCACCTCCGAGCTCGAGACCTTTCAGCAAAAGACCATCGACAGCCTCGAAGATAAAGTTGTCGACGCTTTCCGATCGCTCTTCAACAAAGATAAAGATTCTTCGTCACGAAGTCCTTTCGATCTTAAGGATGATGCGCCTGATGCCTACGGTGGACAGAGTCTCCCGTTTGCAGACGAGTTGGCCAAGTTGACGAGGAGCTTTACGAAAATTACTGATGAGGCGGGGGATGATTTACGGGATATTTTCGATATTACGGAGGGGAGAGGAGGGGGGCAGGATACGAGATCGAGAGGGGGGGAGACGGCGAGGGGTGGCGGTGGTGCGAAGGGGTTCTTGTCTGCTGCTTTTGACGCGGTGCAGGATCATCTTGAGAACAATAATGGCAGGggaggaggccaaggttTCGAACTCGATGGTCTGCTTGGTGTGATAAGCAACACTGTTAAAGACGCCGCACGAAACCCCGAGGAAAAGGCACGCATGATCAGCCCCGAGATCAAAGAACAAGTCGGCGCCAAACTCCGCGAACAACATGCCCCGATCGCAGAGCAGTTCACGCGCATTGCCCTCGACCACATCAAGCGCTGGCTACGAGGAAACACGAGCACCAAGGATCTAGGCGATGGTGTCAAAGGCGAGATTGAAGATCAGGTCAAGGATCTCGTCAAGGGACTTGGAGGTTTGTTTGGGAACAAGAAGTCCAATGAAGGTTCGGCGAGAGGGTTTGGCGATGGAGATCGTGATGGTGAACGCGCTGATGGCGAGAGCGGCGGTTTCTCAAAAGTCATAAGTGACAAGCTCAGCACAGGCATCGCAAGAGTCCACAGAGAAGTCCGTCTCGAATTCCGCAAGATTCTCGGCGGTATTGAAAAGCAGCTTTTCGAATTACTACCCGATCAATTCCAACGTcctcttgagaagatcctcGGTGGAAATCCATTCGATACACAACTCGACCGCGACGCTGGGCCTGGCCAAGCAGATAGAGGATTTGGAGACGATATCAAGGCGAAGCTGGTGAACAAGATCAGAGGGCTGGTGAGGAAGGTCCAGGAGACGCTGAGGGAGAGCATTCTGGGGGTTGTTAATGGTGGGCATAGGAAGTTTGAGAGGCAGAGCTGGGTGTTTGTGCAGAATATGGTGGAGATGAAGGTGCAGAAGTATCTgcccaaggtcaagatctCGGTGCCGGATGATATTGGGAATGAGGGTGTTAGTGTTGGGGCGCCGGCGCAAGCGAATCTTGGTGGTTCGAATGCGACTGTGCCGGCCTCACAGGGAGGTCAGGGAGGTTACGAACGGCCGTCGGAGCAGCATGGAGGGGGTTATCAGCAGCCGTATAATCCCCCTTCGCAGTTTGGGGATAATCACCAGCCGAGCCAGGACTACAGACCTCAGCAGAGTCACGATTATAGACCTCCTCAGGGACAGGACTACAGGccttctcaagggcaagactaTAGACCTCAAGGTCACGATGAGTATCGACCTCAAGGGCAACAAGGCGATTACCGACCACAACATCAGTCCCAACAGGATTACAGACCTCAGCAACATGATAACTACCGACCCCAGGACGAGTATAgacctcagcaacagcaatcGCATCAAGAGTATCGCCCCGACCAATACCCTCCGCCGCCACAGCATCACTCAAGCCACTCTGGAGGATACCAGCAGAACGAGGGCTATCAGAACCAGGGTTAccagcaagatcaaggctaCCAACAGAACCAAGGTTACGGACAAGGCCAGGGCTACGGAAGCAACCCTCGCTACTAA
- a CDS encoding hypothetical protein (MEROPS:MER0001733~EggNog:ENOG41) encodes MVAEDYEAVLKGKYPGKDHAKRVVDLIRKDVPDANGILYLESQVTRMMEDSDEPEPFRQRRYFYYLTGCNLPDCAFIYDIQSAKSTLFIPPINPDDVIWSGLPVSIDEALAQYDVDEVKLTTELNATLAHLGSENPKSSAFAIANQVSDHVSFIGFDNKNFNVLKTAIETSRVVKDEFEVAMLRKANYISGIGHRAVFARAKTAKNEQEFEAAFKERCYSYGIKKMSYDPIAAAGRAAATLHYVPNNAPLEGKLNLLMDAGGEWNNYAADITRTFPLSGKFTKESRFIYETVLKMQKECIAVLKEGVVWDDVHMLAHKIAIDGLLEAGILKGDKDEILKARTSAAFLPHGLGHYLGMDTHDTGGNPNFGDKDKLFRYLRVRGTLPSGSVVTVEPGIYFCKFIIDPYLEDPVHSKFIDKEVLDKYWDVGGVRIEDNILITKTGSENLTDVPREADEMEALVSGS; translated from the exons ATGGTCGCTGAAGACTACGAGGCTGTCCTCAAGGGCAAATACCCAGGCAAAGACCATGCCAAACGTGTCGTGGACCTCATCCGTAAGGATGTCCCTGATGCCAATGGTATTCTATACCTCGAGAGTCAAGTTACTCGCATGATGGAAGATAGCGACGAGCCCGAGCCCTTCCG TCAGCGCCGATACTTCTACTACCTCACCGGGTGCAACCTCCCCGACTGCGCCTTCATCTACGATATCCAATCCGCGAAATCCACACTCTTTATCCCTCCCATCAACCCCGACGATGTCATCTGGTCCGGTCTCCCCGTCAGCATCGACGAGGCCCTCGCGCAATACGACGTCGACGAAGTAAAGCTCACCACCGAACTCAACGCTACCCTCGCCCACCTCGGATCCGAGAACCCCAAGTCCTCAGCCTTTGCCATCGCGAACCAAGTTTCCGACCACGTTTCCTTCATTGGCTTCGACAACAAGAACTTCAATGTACTGAAGACCGCTATCGAGACCTCGCGAGTGGTCAAGGACGAGTTTGAGGTTGCTATGCTTCGAAAGGCGAACTACATCTCTGGCATTGGACATCGCGCTGTGTTTGCGAGGGCCAAGACTGCCAAGAATGAGCAGGAGTTCGAGGCGGCGTTCAAGGAGAGATGCTATTCTTATGGTATTAAGAAGATGTCGTATGATcctattgctgctgctggaagagCTGCGGCTACACTGCACTACGTCCCAAACAATGCGCCTCTGGAGGGCAAGCTCAACCTGTTAATGGATGCTGGTGGCGAGTGGAACAACTATGCTGCTGATATT ACACGAACATTCCCTCTCTCGGGCAAGTTTACCAAAGAGTCTCGCTTCATCTACGAGACCGTCCTCAAGATGCAAAAGGAGTGCATTGCAGTTCTCAAGGAGGGTGTCGTCTGGGACGATGTTCACATGCTCGCCCACAAGATCGCCATCGACGGCCTCCTCGAAGCTGGCATTCTCAAGGGcgacaaggatgagattCTCAAGGCTCGCACCAGCGCTGCTTTCCTCCCTCACGGTCTAGGTCACTACCTTGGCATGGACACCCACGATACCGGCGGTAACCCCAACTTTGGCGACAAGGATAAGCTGTTCCGCTACCTACGCGTGCGGGGCACTCTCCCCAGCGGCAGCGTTGTCACTGTAGAACCCGGT ATTTACTTCTGCAAGTTCATCATCGATCCTTACCTCGAGGACCCCGTGCACAGCAAATTCATCGACAAGGAGGTTCTGGACAAGTACTGGGATGTCGGTGGAGTTCG CATTGAGGATaacatcctcatcaccaagactgGCTCTGAGAACTTAACTGATGTGCCAAgagaagctgatgagatggaggccCTTGTCTCTGGAAGTTAA
- a CDS encoding hypothetical protein (MEROPS:MER0016549), whose protein sequence is MKLSKNLGLAFVSLVAAQEWVAAPKGLKVVSSKLFNGAEISYKKTSVCETTEGVSAYSGYVSLPKSLLPDFQHWDEKQRAHLFFWYFEARNNPSTAPTSIYIGGGPGSSSFDNTNGFPCSVNADSNSTTLNDISWNKHVNMLYIDQPLGTGFSYVDLVNGTFDTLTQTFTPVKGGKVPETNGTFLQATFDSGELETVPRTTMSGARTMWAFAQVWFNEFPEWQTENDEISLWTSSYGGFYGPNYFSYFQDQNTLISNSKPTFSNATILNLATLGLQEPGIDARAMAKGYPEYGHHNNYGLQFFDDKTYKGMLEKIEEPETGCYALTDKCRALVAEGDPERFGNNETVNEACLAATNLCFFGIQGTYQATSDRSPFDITHSNTTLFPKPYIENFFNQPWVQRDLGVPLNFTTGVNNIGKVWLGQTGDIMIGSLHAVERVIERGVNVALIYADRDYRCPWYGGENISLSLNFPSAPEFRSAGYTSIKTNCSYTAGFVREHGNISFSRIFESGHGVAGYQPEALSVIFNRVMSRRDLATGEVDLKKHKGYKTKGRKSVRGVMNKVPESPVNTCFVRDAPLSCTDEQLMALAVGEAEVKDWVVVEPKGKKPNAMKVERRGRFV, encoded by the exons ATGAAGCTTTCGAAGAATCTTGGTTTGGCGTTTGTGTCGTTGGTGGCGGCTCAAGAGTGGGTGGCTGCGCCCAAGGGTCTAAAAGTCGTGTCGTCCAAATTGTTCAATGGCGCTGAGATCTCGTACAAGAAG ACTTCTGTTTGTGAGACTACTGAGGGTGTCAGTGCTTACAGTGGTTATGTATCGCTTCCTAAGAGTTTACTGCCGGACTTTCAGCATTGGGATGAGAAGCAGAGAgctcatctcttcttctggtacTTTG AGGCACGAAACAACCCCTCTACTGCCCCAACGTCAATTTACATAGGCGGCGGCCCCGGCTCATCCTCCTTCGACAACACAAACGGTTTCCCCTGCTCTGTGAACGCCGACTCCAACTCAACGACCCTAAACGACATATCATGGAACAAGCACGTCAACATGCTATATATTGACCAGCCGCTGGGCACAGGCTTTTCGTACGTTGATCTAGTGAATGGAACGTTTGATACCCTCACGCAGACATTTACCCCAGTGAAGGGTGGAAAGGTGCCTGAGACAAATGGGACGTTTTTGCAGGCGACTTTTGACTCGGGGGAGTTGGAGACTGTgccgaggacgacgatgagtgGTGCTAGGACGATGTGGGCTTTTGCGCAGGTTTGGTTCAATGA ATTTCCCGAGTGGCAGACTGAGAATGATGAGATATCCCTCTGGACATCTTCA TACGGCGGCTTTTACGGCCCCAACTATTTCTCCTACTTCCAAGACCAAAACACCCTCATCTCTAACTCCAAACCAACCTTTTCAAACGCTACGATTCTCAACCTAGCGACTCTGGGTCTTCAAGAACCTGGTATCGATGCACGTGCTATGGCGAAGGGATACCCTGAGTATGGCCATCATAATAACTACGGTCTTCAATTCTTTGATGACAAGACGTACAAGGGTATGCTCgagaagattgaggagcCGGAGACGGGCTGTTATGCGTTGACGGATAAGTGTCGTGCTCTCGTGGCGGAGGGAGATCCTGAGAGGTTTGGGAATAACGAGACTGTGAATGAAGCTTGTCTTGCGGCGACGAATTTGTGCTTCTTTGGGATTCAGGGGACTTATCAAGCCACCTCCGAC CGATCACCTTTTGACATCACGCACTCCAACACAACGCTCTTCCCAAAGCCTTACATTGAGAACTTCTTCAACCAACCTTGGGTCCAGCGCGATCTCGGAGTTCCGCTTAACTTTACTACTGGAGTCAATAACATTGGTAAAGTGTGGTTGGGACAGACGGGAGATATCATGATTGGGAGTCTTCATGCTGTGGAGAGGGTTATTGAGCGCGGTGTCAACGTTGCGTTGATCTATGCTGATCGCGACTATCGCTGTCCTT GGTACGGCGGTGAAAACATCAGCCTTTCACTAAACTTCCCCTCTGCTCCTGAATTCCGCTCCGCTGGATACACCTCCATCAAGACGAACTGCTCCTACACAGCTGGTTTCGTCCGCGAGCACGGCAACATATCATTCTCCCGAATCTTTGAGTCTGGGCACGGTGTAGCAGGCTATCAGCCTGAGGCGCTATCTGTGATCTTCAACAGAGTCATGTCGCGAAGGGATCTGGCGACTGGGGAGGTTGATCTGAAGAAGCATAAGGGATACAAGACTAAGGGACGGAAGAGTGTGAGGGGTGTTATGAATAAGGTTCCTGAGTCGCCGGTGAATACGTGCTTTGTTAGGGATGCACCGTTGAGTTGTACAGATGAGCAGTTGATGGCGTTGGCGGTGGGTGAGGCCGAGGTTAAGGAttgggttgttgttgagccGAAGGGGAAGAAGCCTAATGCTATGAAGGTTGAAAGGAGGGGGCGTTTTGTTTGA
- a CDS encoding hypothetical protein (CAZy:CBM21), which translates to MPYTPPSHRSPASSASASPVASRRSSLQSSPRPSLPRSASYLTKHRRTPSASALSDGSTGTLTPQGTSEDLKSMGTAVPSSVRQSPPPVTDERTMPMGAIISPPDSASSGSDDEEQEPQIRGRKLDKALRDAVSQIPMPRSSSPPRSQLQHQDSTEHLQLRRKDGVHLSFSTSALGDLAKGRKMGHVRSATEPNAGLSKSDDNSISVSEEESDEDLLKKPQMVRKKSGELVRPALRPSSRRRPSSMPGTPIFSKAVHFDSHLEHVRHFLQVDRPLAVSAGSSPIDSYESDTEYPFPGNGKQTARTPPFEWEILTTNFPHDSAARKSSPVRLEKVWLSADQKSLLGSVAVANIAFSKAVTCRFTLDYWKTTSEVAADYSHEIRPRETPLGHDRFTFSIKLADTANLESKTLFLCIRYTVNGQEYWDNNSSSNFQVDFRKKHLPMNGKNNFQGASSRPANGLPRSSRRTSSANVPRPKSMPVGFGDFGDDAKLNFDQPIHEYLGESENSTGGLRLKSKSAGNLASDNLSKDFGSPSGLAFSNRYDFGASLSAAVQAAKDKEASQDKDGLYMKANVRTPKPSLTVPEPATNAKSQSTTGATSPNSTISSSSYEELVNKYCFVRAPEVRPASPIASGARRPSLIHQKLSISLQGLRDGTATQKQNERVGY; encoded by the coding sequence ATGCCTTACACGCCACCCTCACATCGATCTCCCGCTTCGTCAGCCTCCGCATCGCCCGTAGCGAGTCGGCGGTCGTCGCTACAATCGAGCCCTCGACCTAGTCTGCCGCGATCCGCTTCATATCTTACAAAGCATCGACGAAcaccttcagcttcagccctCAGCGATGGATCGACAGGGACGCTGACACCGCAGGGAACATCggaggatctcaagagcATGGGCACAGCTGTTCCTTCAAGCGTGAGACAATCACCACCGCCCGTCACAGACGAACGCACAATGCCCATGGGTGCCATCATCTCGCCACCTGATTCTGCTTCCTCCGGtagcgacgacgaggagCAAGAACCACAAATTCGAGGTCGAAAGCTTGACAAGGCTCTTCGGGATGCTGTCAGCCAGATCCCCATGCCACGTTCATCATCCCCCCCACGATCACAATTGCAGCACCAAGACAGCACAGAACATCTCCAGCTCCGCCGCAAAGATGGTGTAcatctcagcttcagcacaAGTGCACTAGGCGATCTCGCAAAGGGCCGTAAGATGGGACACGTTCGATCAGCCACTGAGCCAAACGCTGGCCTCTCCAAGTCAGATGATAACTCGATATCAGTATCAGAGGAGGAGTCTGATGAGGACCTGCTTAAGAAGCCTCAGATGGTGCGAAAGAAGTCTGGTGAGCTAGTCCGACCTGCCCTCCGTCCTTCTTCCCGACGACGCCCCTCAAGCATGCCCGGTACccccatcttctccaaggctGTTCACTTTGATTCACACCTCGAGCACGTCCGACACTTCTTGCAAGTGGACCGACCTCTGGCCGTGAGTGCTGGATCTTCGCCAATTGACAGCTACGAGAGTGATACCGAGTATCCCTTCCCTGGCAATGGCAAGCAGACAGCCCGCACCCCTCCTTTTGAGTGGGAGATCCTCACCACAAACTTCCCTCACGACTCAGCCGCACGTAAGTCGTCGCCAGTTCGACTGGAAAAGGTTTGGCTCTCGGCCGACCAGAAGTCCCTTCTTGGCTCTGTGGCTGTCGCCAACATCGCCTTCTCCAAGGCCGTTACCTGCCGTTTCACCCTGGATTACTGGAAGACCACATCGGAGGTTGCCGCTGACTACAGCCACGAAATCCGCCCCCGGGAAACGCCGCTGGGTCATGATCGCTTTACTTTTTCCATCAAGCTTGCTGACACGGCCAACCTCGAGTCAAAGACACTCTTCCTCTGCATCCGCTATACCGTCAACGGACAGGAGTACTGggacaacaacagcagctctAACTTCCAGGTCGACTTCCGAAAGAAGCATCTGCCTATGAACGGGAAGAACAACTTTCAGGGCGCTTCTTCCCGACCCGCTAATGGCCTTCCCCGGAGTAGCCGACGCACCAGCAGCGCCAATGTCCCTCGACCCAAGTCGATGCCTGTTGGCTTTGGTGATTTTGGTGACGATGCTAAGCTCAACTTTGACCAGCCAATCCACGAGTATCTCGGCGAGTCTGAGAACAGCACCGGCGGTCTTCGtctcaagtccaagtcgGCTGGCAACCTTGCTAGCGATAACCTCTCGAAGGATTTCGGCTCGCCTAGCGGACTTGCCTTCTCCAACCGTTATGACTTTGGCGCTTCCCTGAGTGCTGCTGTCCAGGCCGCGAAGGACAAGGAAGCCTCTCAGGATAAGGATGGACTTTACATGAAGGCCAACGTCCGGACTCCCAAGCCCAGCCTCACTGTCCCTGAGCCTGCCACCAACGCTAAGAGCCAGTCTACCACCGGAGCTACCTCTCCCAACTCGACCATCTCCAGCTCTTCATATGAAGAGTTGGTCAACAAGTACTGCTTTGTACGTGCCCCCGAAGTTCGCCCTGCTTCACCCATCGCTTCTGGTGCCCGTCGCCCATCCCTGATCCACCAGAAACTCAGCATCAGTCTCCAAGGCCTACGGGATGGCACGGCGACACAGAAGCAAAATGAAAGAGTTGGTTACTAA
- a CDS encoding hypothetical protein (EggNog:ENOG41), producing MSSKLYDVLIIGGGPGGLAMASALARQVYTALILDSGVYRNAPTEHMHNVLGFDHVEPSVFRNKAREDLEKRYESIKFKSTTITTVRKTDAGVFEAVDQDGNVYQGKKLGLGTGVKDLVEEQPEGYAECWGKGIFHCLYCHGFEERGAESVGVFAGGMLSSADMLAHVTPMAKRLSQSVTIYTNADTSLPSTIKTKVHSSKVHYDTRKITSFALVNGGPAVKITFEDGSSKTEGFVVSHPNVAQTAPFAEQMGLEKTATGEIKVDAPMNETSVQGCFAFGDAATAMRSALQAMHMGAFAAVGMAMQLQHELDAKDEL from the exons ATGTCGTCCAAGCTCTACgacgtcctcatcatcggcggcggTCCAGGCGGTCTCGCCATGGCATCCGCCCTCGCTCGCCAAGTCTACACAGCGCTCATCCTCGACTCAGGCGTATATCGCAACGCGCCTACAGAACACATGCACAACGTCCTCGGCTTCGATCATGTTGAGCCCTCTGTTTTCCGCAACAAAGCCCGTGAAGATCTTGAAAAGCGGTATGAAAGCATTAAGTTCAAGTCCACGACCATCACAACCGTTCGCAAAACGGACGCTGGTGTGTTTGAAGCAGTTGATCAAGATGGCAATGTCTATCAGGGAAAGAAACTCGGTTTAGGCACTGGTGTGAAGGACCTTGTGGAGGAGCAGCCTGAGGGATATGCTGAGTGCTGGGGAAAGGGAAT TTTTCACTGTCTTTACTGCCATGGCTTTGAGGAGCGAGGAGCAGAGAGCGTTGGAGTCTTTGCAGGCGGCATGCTCTCCAGCGCCGACATGCTCGCGCACGTAACTCCCATGGCCAAACGCCTCTCCCAGTCGGTAACAATCTACACCAACGCCGACACCTCTCTCCCCTCAACCATAAAGACAAAAGTGCACAGCAGCAAAGTCCACTACGACACCCGAAAGATCACATCCTTCGCCCTCGTCAACGGCGGTCCCGCTGTGAAAATAACTTTCGAGGACGGGTCCTCCAAGACGGAAGGCTTCGTGGTAAGCCATCCTAATGTCGCCCAAACAGCACCGTTTGCGGAACAGATGGGACTGGAGAAGACGGCAACGGGTGAGATTAAAGTTGATGCGCCCATGAACGAGACTAGCGTGCAAGGCTGTTTTGCATTTGGTGATGCTGCGACGGCCATGAGGAGTGCTTTGCAGGCGATGCATATGGGTGCTTTTGCAGCTGTTGGGATGGCGATGCAATTGCAGCATGAACTAGATGCGAAGGATGAGTTGTGA